Part of the Halanaerobiales bacterium genome, TACGGGCCACCTTGATTGGCATTATTAACATCTACTATCCTACCATTTTTTAAAGCTGCTATTGATATTCCTCCTCCAAGATGAACACCAATTTGATTTATTTCTTCCATTTCCTCTCCAATACTATCTGCTGAAAGACGAGCAATTGCTTTCAAATTAAGAGCATGGGATTGACATTTTCTTGGTATCTCCGGAAGTCCTGATAATCTTGCTACATCTTCAAATTCATCTACTCCAACCGGGTCTAAAGTATAAGCCTTTAAATTGTATTTTTCAGCAAAGTCATAGGCGATAATGGCTGCAAGATTAGAAGCATGGGAACCATTTTTAGCATTTTCAAGATCTTTAATCATTTTTTTATCTATTTTATATGTTCCTCCTGGAATGGGATCAAGCATTCCACCTCTTGCTACTATAGCAGTAAAGTCATCGAGAGCAAAATTGTTTTGTTTTAATTGATCCTTAACAATTTTTTCCCTCCATTCAAGTTGGTCAATTATTTTAGAGAATTTTTCTATTTCTTTACTTGGGTGACTGATATTTTCATTCCAGAGTTCTTTTTCATTTTCAAATACAGCTAGCTTAGTTGAGGTAGATCCAGGATTAATAACAAGTATTTTTTTGCCCATATTACTCACTCCTTTTTATTAATAATTAAATATTATATACTTTTTTAGCATTTTGAGTTGTTTTTTTAGCAATTTCTTCTTTACTTAAACCTTTAATTTCAGAAATTTTTTCAGCCACATATTTTACATATAATGGCTCATTTCTCTTACCCCGATATGGATCAGGAGTCAGGTATGGTGCATCAGTTTCTACAAGAATTTTATTTATAGGAACTTCTTTCACTACTTCTCTTAAATTATTCAAATTTTTAAAAGTAATTAATCCTCCAAAGGCTATATAAAAACCTAAATCTAATATTTCTCTTGCCATTTTTTTATCACTGGCAAAACAATGCATTATTCCACCTATTTTATCAGCATTTTCTTCTTTTAAGATTTCTAATGTTTCTTCATCTGCATCTCTAGTATGAATAACTACTGGTAAATCAAGACTTTTAGCCAATCTAAGCTGGGCTCTAAAAGCCTGCTTTTGCTTTTCACGGGGAGAATTATCATAATGAAAATCCAGACCAATTTCTCCAATAGCTACTACCTTTTTATTTTCACTTAATGACTTTAATTTTTTAGAAATATTTAAATTAAAACTATCAGCATTATGGGGATGAATACCCACTACACTATATATTTCATTATAACGGCGACTTAATTCAACTGAATTACGACTTGAAGTCATACTGGAACCTATATTCACAATAATTTTTACTCCACCATCAATAGCTCTTTTAATTACTTCTTTTCTATCTTTATCAAACCTTGGAAAATCAAGATGAGCATGTGTATCGACTAATTCCATTTCAAAAATTCCTCCTTATAAACTACAAATATAACTATTAACCATATAAATTATACAATATATATTATTTTTTTTAAAGGAAGTATTTAAAATATTTATATATTTTCCTGATTTTAAAAAAGGGTTTTAGCATTTTATATATAAAATATTAAATATCAGGAATAATTATTATTTTAGTCATTTAATTAATGTTTATAAAAATATTATATATTGTACTCAAAAAGGGGGATATTTAATGAAAGGAACAGTTGTCTCTACCTGGATTAAAACTATGGAAAAATTACATAGCAAAGAAATTGTAAACAAGGCAAAAAAAGAATCAAATTGGGATGAAGATGTAGTTATTACACCTTTAATGAATATAGAAGATCAAAAAGCATTTGGTCTAATAGAAAAAGTAGCAGAAAAAGCCAATCAGGAAACTGAGAAATTATGGTTTCAAATAGGAAAACAAAATATTTATTCCTTTGCTGACTGGTTTCCTTCTTATTTTAAAGGTCGACAACTCAAAAATTTCTTGATGTTAATGGACACTGTTCACAAACAGTTAACAAATATGATATCAGGAGCAAATCCACCTCGAATTATTCCAGAAGAACTTAGTACAGATACTATTCAATTAACTTATAAATCCAAAAGGGGCATGTACGATTATTTTCTTGGATTACTTAATGGAAGTGCTGAATTTTTTGAGGAAGATATGGAAATTACTGAGGTGGAAAGAGGAAAAGAAGGTGAACAATATTATTTAGTAGTAAAAATTAAGTTTGCTAAGGATTTTAAAGATGTAAAAAATTATACTTTAAATAAAATTTTATCATTCGGTTTTTTAAAGAAAATTAAATATAAAGTGGCTTTTAGTCTTGTTATTTTAAATTTATTAGTAATGTATTTATTTAAAATAAATAACCCTCTAATTTTAACAGTTCTTAATGGTGGAGCAGGGCTTCTTTTAACTCATTTCCTAACAAAACCATTTAAAACTTTAGAAAATGAGTTAAATAAAATGAAAAATCTTAATTTAGATAATGCAACAAGCCTTCATACAAAAGATGAATTTGAATCAACTTTTGAGAATTTAAAAGAAGTAAAAGTAAAAATTAGAGAAGATATATTATTTCTTAAAGGTGGAACTGATGATATGTACAATTTCACTGAAGAAATAGTGGAAATTTCTGATGAAATGGGAAAAGTATCAGAAAATATATCTACTGTAGTAGATGAAGTTGCTCAAGGTGCACAGGAACAGGCTGAAGAAACAGAGAATTCAGCTTATATAGTCGATAATAATATAAATACAATTGAAGATTTAGCTGAATCAGGTGAAAAAAGCAAAGATGAATTACAAACAGCTGTTGGAAGTATTAAAAAATCTGCTAATGAAGTCGAACAGGTAAATAAAAGAATTGAAAATGTAAAAGAAGCTTTTGCAGATGTAAATGAACGAGGCAAAGAATTAGCCCAGGAAATTTCGGAAATAATGGAGATAGTGGATACTGTTTCCGAAATAGCAAATCAAACAAATCTACTCTCTTTAAATGCTTCTATTGAAGCTGCAAGATCTTCTGATAATAGCCGTGGTTTTACAGTTGTTGCTGATGAAATAAGAGAATTGGCTGAAGACTCCCAAAAAGCAGGAGAAAAAATAAATGATAATTTAAAAGATTTCACTGCCCAGGTACAGGAATTAGTAAATAGTATTAGTGATCAATTTGAAAATTTGGAAAAAAGTAATAAAATATTAAAACAGGTTACAAAATCGAATAAAAAAGCAACTAATGATATTGAAGATGTTTCAGAACAGGTAGTATCAATTGTAGAAGATCTTAATGAAGAATCTCAAAAAATTGCAGAAGTTATTGAAAATCTTAATTCATTGGCTGCAATTGCAGAGGAAAATTCAGCTTCTTCTGAAGAAATGAGTGCAAGTGTCAGTGATTATTCTGAAAAAATTCAGGATATGACCGGATATATTAAACAAATGGATGAATTGGTTAAAAGCTTTAGTGAAAATCTATTGAAATATAATACTTAAAACATATCAAATCTTTAATATTTCTAAAGAAGAAGGCAGTTGCCTTCTTCTTTTTTATGAATAACTTTTGTGTTATAATTAAGTTTAGTTAATATCAGCCAGGAGGAAAAAATATGGATGAAATTTATCTAGATAATAGTGCTACTACTAAACCCACAAAAAATGTAATAAAAGCAATTAATAAAACTTTAAAATACAATTATGGTAACCCCTCTTCTCTCCACAATAAAGGATTAGAAGTAGAAAAAGTTTTAAAAAAAACAAGAAAAACAATTTCTAAAAAACTAAATGTTAATTCTAAAGAAATCTTATTTACTTCAGGAGGTACTGAAGCAAACAATTTAGCTATTAAAGGAATAGTGGAAAATTATAAAAACCGAGGAAAACACCTAATTACAACCAAAATAGAACATCCTGCTGTCTTAAATGTTTTTAAATATTTAGAAAGAAATGGATTTAAAGTTAGCTATCTTGATGTTAATGAAAATGGAATAATTTCATTAAGTCAATTAAAAAATTATATTAAAGATAATACAATTTTAGTAAGTATAATGCATGTTAATAATGAAATTGGAAGTATACAACCAATTGCTAAAGCAGCCAGAATAGTAAAAGAAAAAAACAATTTATGCTTTTTCCATACTGATGCAATACAATCTTTTGGAAAATTATATATTAATCCTAAAAAATGGAATATTGATCTTTTGACAATAAGTGGCCATAAAATACATGCCCCTAAAGGAATAGGAGCTTTATATGTTAGGGATAAAATTGAATTAGCACCACTTATTTTAG contains:
- the buk gene encoding butyrate kinase, which produces MGKKILVINPGSTSTKLAVFENEKELWNENISHPSKEIEKFSKIIDQLEWREKIVKDQLKQNNFALDDFTAIVARGGMLDPIPGGTYKIDKKMIKDLENAKNGSHASNLAAIIAYDFAEKYNLKAYTLDPVGVDEFEDVARLSGLPEIPRKCQSHALNLKAIARLSADSIGEEMEEINQIGVHLGGGISIAALKNGRIVDVNNANQGGPYSPERVGTLPSLDLVEYIFENNPDENEFKKRMLGKGGLAAYLDTNNGREIEKRIKNGDQKAKLVYDGMIYQIAKEIGSMSAVLNGDVDLIFITGGLANSEYIIDKLKNKISYIADLKIYPGAEEMNHLAKGALRVLQGNEEVLDYDTERTKMKEKINVL
- a CDS encoding TatD family hydrolase, with the protein product MELVDTHAHLDFPRFDKDRKEVIKRAIDGGVKIIVNIGSSMTSSRNSVELSRRYNEIYSVVGIHPHNADSFNLNISKKLKSLSENKKVVAIGEIGLDFHYDNSPREKQKQAFRAQLRLAKSLDLPVVIHTRDADEETLEILKEENADKIGGIMHCFASDKKMAREILDLGFYIAFGGLITFKNLNNLREVVKEVPINKILVETDAPYLTPDPYRGKRNEPLYVKYVAEKISEIKGLSKEEIAKKTTQNAKKVYNI
- a CDS encoding heme NO-binding domain-containing protein — protein: MKGTVVSTWIKTMEKLHSKEIVNKAKKESNWDEDVVITPLMNIEDQKAFGLIEKVAEKANQETEKLWFQIGKQNIYSFADWFPSYFKGRQLKNFLMLMDTVHKQLTNMISGANPPRIIPEELSTDTIQLTYKSKRGMYDYFLGLLNGSAEFFEEDMEITEVERGKEGEQYYLVVKIKFAKDFKDVKNYTLNKILSFGFLKKIKYKVAFSLVILNLLVMYLFKINNPLILTVLNGGAGLLLTHFLTKPFKTLENELNKMKNLNLDNATSLHTKDEFESTFENLKEVKVKIREDILFLKGGTDDMYNFTEEIVEISDEMGKVSENISTVVDEVAQGAQEQAEETENSAYIVDNNINTIEDLAESGEKSKDELQTAVGSIKKSANEVEQVNKRIENVKEAFADVNERGKELAQEISEIMEIVDTVSEIANQTNLLSLNASIEAARSSDNSRGFTVVADEIRELAEDSQKAGEKINDNLKDFTAQVQELVNSISDQFENLEKSNKILKQVTKSNKKATNDIEDVSEQVVSIVEDLNEESQKIAEVIENLNSLAAIAEENSASSEEMSASVSDYSEKIQDMTGYIKQMDELVKSFSENLLKYNT
- a CDS encoding cysteine desulfurase family protein produces the protein MDEIYLDNSATTKPTKNVIKAINKTLKYNYGNPSSLHNKGLEVEKVLKKTRKTISKKLNVNSKEILFTSGGTEANNLAIKGIVENYKNRGKHLITTKIEHPAVLNVFKYLERNGFKVSYLDVNENGIISLSQLKNYIKDNTILVSIMHVNNEIGSIQPIAKAARIVKEKNNLCFFHTDAIQSFGKLYINPKKWNIDLLTISGHKIHAPKGIGALYVRDKIELAPLILGGGQEKNIRSGTENTPGIAGLNAAIQNLPELNQKNKYNTTISELKNYFLQKLKENKENLPTFKINSPLDHRGAPHIVNLSFPGFRGEVIVHSLEKEGIYISTGSACHSRKKDKNNTLKEINLSDEMLKGTIRISLATYNNKSEIDYTINKLIKQLDFLSI